CGGAACTTTTCCAATTCCAATCCTTAAAAGCTACAGAATCGTCAATATTTTGTGGCCAACTGTCTGCTATAGCTTGTCGGTAATCACTTTTATAGTCTATTTTAAAGCTCGGTATATGTTTTTTTATCTCTAGCGCTAACTCTTTTGGGCTAAAGCTCAAACCAGCAATATTATATGAAGAACGTATTTTAATTTGTTCATTTGGAGCTTCCATAATTTCTAAGGTTGCTCTAATAGCATCGTTCATATACATCATAGGCAAGGTAGTATCTTCACTCAAAAAGCTAGTGTAAGATTTGTTCTTTAACGCTTCATGAAAAATATGAACAGCATAGTCGGTAGTCCCTCCTCCGGGTTGTGATTTCCAGCCGATAAGTCCGGGATAACGGACACTTCTAACATCAACTCCGAATTTTTGATTGTAATACTCGCACCAACGTTCGCCTGCTAATTTACTAATGCCATAAACGGTATTGGGCTCCATAATGGTTCGCTGAGGCGTCAAAATACTTGGTGTTGTAGGTCCAAATACAGCAATTGAGCTTGGCCAAAATATTTTTTCGATATGTTTCTCTTTAGCTAAATCCAAAACGTGTGAAAGAGAACGCATATTGAGGCTCCAGCCCAACTCGATATTTTGTTCTGCTGTTGCCGATAACAAGGCAGCTAACAGATACACTTGAGTAACTTGATATTTTTTAACGATATCAAACAACAGGTTTTTGTCCATTATATCTAAAACCTCAAAGGGTCCAGAGTGCATAATTTCAACAGTGTCTGAAGGTCGTATATCAGAAGCAATGACATTAGAATTGCCATAAGTTCGTCTGAGCGTACATACTAGTTCTGTGCCAATCTGACCAGAAGAGCCGATAACTAAGATGGTGTCTTTCATGTGGAGCTTAAATATGGTACAAATATA
The nucleotide sequence above comes from Flavobacteriales bacterium. Encoded proteins:
- a CDS encoding NAD-dependent epimerase/dehydratase family protein; translation: MKDTILVIGSSGQIGTELVCTLRRTYGNSNVIASDIRPSDTVEIMHSGPFEVLDIMDKNLLFDIVKKYQVTQVYLLAALLSATAEQNIELGWSLNMRSLSHVLDLAKEKHIEKIFWPSSIAVFGPTTPSILTPQRTIMEPNTVYGISKLAGERWCEYYNQKFGVDVRSVRYPGLIGWKSQPGGGTTDYAVHIFHEALKNKSYTSFLSEDTTLPMMYMNDAIRATLEIMEAPNEQIKIRSSYNIAGLSFSPKELALEIKKHIPSFKIDYKSDYRQAIADSWPQNIDDSVAFKDWNWKSSVNLQDMTSDMLKNIETLITE